Within Mucilaginibacter inviolabilis, the genomic segment AGTACTTATACGATGTACACTGAGATTATCATAATAGATATAATCGGTAGTATTGGTTTTCCAATAATCCTGGCTTCCGCCTCTGAAGGTATGCCAGGTTAACTGGTCAATCATCCGTTTGGAATCGTTGGTTGTCCATCTGATGTCCTGATCAAGTAAAACAGTTCCATCAATAACAATCTGCGCGTGACCATTGGTATTGCTGGCGGTATTGCTTTTAATGTATAAATGCACATGATACCATTGCCCTTTAACCAGGGCGCCGCTCGAAGGATAGGATTTACCAAATGTATCGCCAAAGTTGTTACCTGACGAAGGGCCGCCATTCATATCCTTATAATAAAGATAAGGTTGAAAATAAACCCTGTTTGGATTGGAATCAGGCGAGTACCACATCAACCGTAAGGTTCCGCCGTTACCATCCCAGGCAGCGTCTCCACCTGTATTGTGTTCGCCTATGCCGAAACCAAAACCTACTTTACCGCCGCGGCCCCAGTTAAACTGGCTGTGAAATTTCACATCGTAATCCATCTCATAAGCGGTACCAGCGCCAATACTGGTATTGGTTACCAAACCACCGGCGCCGGAAAGCTCATTGGGTAGCAGCGTAATCCTGCTGCCTACGGTATTATCTTTACCATTGGTGGTGTAAGCACGATCATTCCATGAACTGGTGTTCCCCAAATCGGCATTGGCTTGCGCCTGGGTGTAGGTAGCACCATTGGTACGATTGTTCCAGTTCACGGTAAAGGTATTATTAACCGCGTTGACTGCTAAATTAGGGCCATTTACAGATGGCTTTTCTTCAGCATTGTTGGAGTTTACATTCGCTTCCTTTTTGCAGGAGGTAAGCGAGAGACCGATAAGCATGATAGCTGCTCCCGATCTTAAAACGTTCTTTTTCATAGTACTGGTTTTAAATGATAAATTGGTTATAGTTAAAAGTTGATGATTTGCTGCAGCGGTTTTCAACTGTAAAACTCAAGTTCATCTATCTGCTTTTGATAAGGTTAAGCTGATATCAATGAAATGTACAAGCATGGCAATGCCCTGCGAAATGTGTTACTTTTTCAATTCCGTTAAATTTTTAATAAATAATTATTGATGTATTGATTGCGGTTTAAGCTCCAAATGAGTACTGACTTCCATTTGGCTAATTGGTATATCAAAACTATTTAACTAAAAGATAATATTGCAACAATACGCTGATTTTATTTGCGCAATCGTTTTCGCAAAGAATACCATAACCACATCACTTAAAGCTAATTATAGCAAAAAGCCTGGAGACTATTAAATAGTAACCAGGCAAATATTGAAGGGCGGGCGGATATCTTTTTAGTATTATACTGTTATAATATCGCTTTTAATGATTCGTTTTTTTCTGCTTCAGTTATCATGATATTTATTAATACCCGGCACATCGTATCTATCTCTTCTTCAGTATTGTAATAATGTACTGAGGCCCTTACTACGGTACTTAGCTTATACCTGTTCATATAAATGAGTGTTGATTTGGCTTTGCCTACCGATACATTGATCCGCTTTTCGGCCATTTTGTTTTTTACGGTCGCGCTGTCCATTCCCCGTACTGAAAAAGTCACAATACCACATTGCTGATCGCCTTTATCGTGAACTGTTACTCCTTCAATTCCTTCCAATTGCTTACGCATGGAGGCGGCTAACTGTTGTATACGGGGCCAGGTACGCTGTACACCGATATTTAATATATATTCAATGGCTTTACTAAAACCTAAAAAAACAGCACGGTTCTTTTCTGTAAGCTCAAAGCGACGGCAGTCATTTCTTATCTTATAGTCATTTTCTGTAACCCATTCTGCTGTGAAACCATCCATCAGTATCAATTTCAATTTAGCCTGAACCTCTTTCCGTACATACAAAAAACCAGTTCCGCGAGGCGCCCGTAAATATTTTCGCCCGGTAACTGCAAGCATATCACAATCTATTTCCTTCACATCCACAGGAAGCTGCCCAATACTCTGACAAGCATCAACCAGATATAAAATCTGGTGCTTACGCGCTATCTTACCTATTTCAACAACCGGAATGATAGTACCCGCTGTTGAAGGTATGTGTGTAACGGCAATCAATTTTGTTCTGGGTGAGATAGCATCCTCTAAGGCCTGTACCGGAAAATTACCTTGTTCATCTGTAGGTATCACAATTATCTTTACACCATGAGTTTTCTGCGCGGTTATAAAACCCATCAAATTACTTAAATATTCCATTTCTGAAGTAATGATCTCGTCACCTTCAATAAAAACAATACCATTAAATACCAGCCCCCAGGCAATACTTGCATTTTCCATAACTGCCACTTCATCTCTGTTGGCATTGATGAGCTTTGCAATCAGATCATAAGTATGTTCCATTTCCTTTTCATACTTATCTTCAGTTTCGTAACCACCATGGGTTGCCTCTTCCTGTAAGTAACTGATCACCGCATCAACAACCACATCGGGTGGTAATGACGAGCCGGCATTGTTGAAATGTATCCTTTCGGCAGTTCCTTTAGTTTCAGTCCTTAACTGCTGTATTTCCTGCGGACTTAATGGTGTAATTTCCATATCAAGTAATTGAATAATTTTATAATACAAAGTAAAAGCCCAGATCAACAACAAAACAGATGCAGAATTATTAATTTTGAACATAACAGATTTTATTAAATGGGAACAGCAGCGATTTTTACCGATAATGATTTTTTATATGCCAGGATCTCCGGCCGCATTGAAAAACAGATCAGAGAAGGGCTGCTCAAAACCGGCGATAAACTGCCCTCTGTCCGTGCATTGAGTCAGGAACAAAATATCAGTATAAGCACAGCTTTTAAGGCTTATGTAGAACTGGAAAACATGGGCATGATTGAAGCCCGGCCAAAATCAGGTTATTATGTTCGGTTTTCTCCATCGCTATTAACCAGGTCTCCGGAAAGTAAACCACCTATAAAAAGCCTGGAGCAGACCGATGTAAGCCAGATGATATCCATGATTCATATTAACATGACCAAAGAAAGTGTTTTACGTTTATCACAATCAGCACCTCATCTAAGTCTGATACCTGTGTCAAAACTTAGTCGCTCCATGATGGAAGCGTTGCGTAAAAACCCATCAGCAGGTACCAATTATGAGTATGGTCAAGGAAATATTTCTTTACGTAAACAGATAGCTAAGAACGCCTTTAACTGGGGTAGTCATGTTACCGAAAATGATGTAGTAACCACTCATGGCTGTATGGAGGCTCTGCTGTTTTGTCTGCGGGCCGTTACGCAACCTGGCGATACCGTAGCGATCGAAAGCCCTACTTATTTTGGTATATTCAACGTGATGCTAAGCCTGGGCTTGCAGGTATTGGAGATTCCTGTTGACCCGCGTAACGGTGTGGATATAGATTATTTAGCTCAGGCTATAGATAAAGTAACCATTAAAGCCTGCCTTTTTATACCCAACTTTAGTAACCCGGTAGGTAGCTGCATACCCGACCATCGCAAGCAACAACTGGTTACTCTACTAAGCAATAAACAAATACCATTGATAGAGGATGATATTTATGGGGAGATTTATTTTGGTAAGAGCAGACCCCGTACCTGCAAAAGCTTTGATACCGAAGGTTGGGTAATGCTTTGTTCTTCTGTTTCTAAGTCAATTGCTCCGGGTTACCGGGTTGGGTGGTGCATACCCGGCCGCTTTAAAGACCAGGTTATTA encodes:
- a CDS encoding polysaccharide lyase yields the protein MKKNVLRSGAAIMLIGLSLTSCKKEANVNSNNAEEKPSVNGPNLAVNAVNNTFTVNWNNRTNGATYTQAQANADLGNTSSWNDRAYTTNGKDNTVGSRITLLPNELSGAGGLVTNTSIGAGTAYEMDYDVKFHSQFNWGRGGKVGFGFGIGEHNTGGDAAWDGNGGTLRLMWYSPDSNPNRVYFQPYLYYKDMNGGPSSGNNFGDTFGKSYPSSGALVKGQWYHVHLYIKSNTASNTNGHAQIVIDGTVLLDQDIRWTTNDSKRMIDQLTWHTFRGGSQDYWKTNTTDYIYYDNLSVHRISTN
- a CDS encoding aminotransferase class V-fold PLP-dependent enzyme — protein: MFKINNSASVLLLIWAFTLYYKIIQLLDMEITPLSPQEIQQLRTETKGTAERIHFNNAGSSLPPDVVVDAVISYLQEEATHGGYETEDKYEKEMEHTYDLIAKLINANRDEVAVMENASIAWGLVFNGIVFIEGDEIITSEMEYLSNLMGFITAQKTHGVKIIVIPTDEQGNFPVQALEDAISPRTKLIAVTHIPSTAGTIIPVVEIGKIARKHQILYLVDACQSIGQLPVDVKEIDCDMLAVTGRKYLRAPRGTGFLYVRKEVQAKLKLILMDGFTAEWVTENDYKIRNDCRRFELTEKNRAVFLGFSKAIEYILNIGVQRTWPRIQQLAASMRKQLEGIEGVTVHDKGDQQCGIVTFSVRGMDSATVKNKMAEKRINVSVGKAKSTLIYMNRYKLSTVVRASVHYYNTEEEIDTMCRVLINIMITEAEKNESLKAIL
- a CDS encoding PLP-dependent aminotransferase family protein, yielding MGTAAIFTDNDFLYARISGRIEKQIREGLLKTGDKLPSVRALSQEQNISISTAFKAYVELENMGMIEARPKSGYYVRFSPSLLTRSPESKPPIKSLEQTDVSQMISMIHINMTKESVLRLSQSAPHLSLIPVSKLSRSMMEALRKNPSAGTNYEYGQGNISLRKQIAKNAFNWGSHVTENDVVTTHGCMEALLFCLRAVTQPGDTVAIESPTYFGIFNVMLSLGLQVLEIPVDPRNGVDIDYLAQAIDKVTIKACLFIPNFSNPVGSCIPDHRKQQLVTLLSNKQIPLIEDDIYGEIYFGKSRPRTCKSFDTEGWVMLCSSVSKSIAPGYRVGWCIPGRFKDQVINIKMMHTVTSTTPTQAAIALFFETGRYDLHMRKLRKALHTQCLRYTQAITTYFPADIKISQPQGGYTLWIELNKNINALELYHAAITQNISIAPGQIFTTDARFSNFIRISFGIPFDAEVERSFKILGELIRRME